A genomic segment from Prochlorothrix hollandica PCC 9006 = CALU 1027 encodes:
- a CDS encoding cyclic peptide export ABC transporter, which translates to MKLITFLIRSSWQMLEIAIGAGFLSGGSSAGLIALISRAISQGTTASVTALGFAFLGLVALALATSILSQVMLIRLSQDAVFHLRLRLSRQILGSKLAHLERMGSPRLLATLTDDVQSVSEAVRLMPFLCIDLAMVFGGLAYIIWLSWSVFLMVCLLTVVALGSCQFLLNQGRKQLALARDQQDHLLKHFRTVTDGTKELKLHYRRRQAFLREDLQDTAATFRRHSTQGLTFFAITSTWGKLIFFFAVGFVMFALPKFMTLDLQTLSGYILMFTYLMVPMERIVSSLPVLSRAGVALDKVESLGLSLEDSAETETIPGSLRHHWQCLRFQGITHAYPAEREDSNFAVGPIDLTLEPGQLIFLVGGNGSGKSTLAKLITGLYSPDQGSVSLDDEPITDENREWYRQHFSVVFADFYLFDRLLGLDHENLDAEAHKYLQQLRLDHKVTVNHGHLSTTFLSQGQRKRLSLLTAYLEDRPIFLFDEWASDQDPIFKDLFYTQFLPQLRDQGKTVLVISHDDHYFELADRIIKLDYGHIEYDQVKQPRSVSVV; encoded by the coding sequence ATGAAGTTAATCACTTTTCTGATTCGATCGTCCTGGCAAATGTTGGAGATCGCCATCGGAGCCGGATTCCTCAGTGGCGGCAGCAGCGCCGGACTCATTGCCCTCATTAGTCGTGCCATCAGCCAGGGTACCACCGCCTCCGTCACCGCCCTGGGCTTCGCATTCCTGGGCCTAGTGGCCCTGGCTCTGGCCACCAGCATCCTCTCCCAGGTGATGCTGATTCGCCTGTCCCAAGACGCGGTGTTTCATCTGCGCCTGCGCCTCAGTCGCCAAATTCTCGGATCGAAACTGGCCCACCTGGAGCGAATGGGATCCCCCCGTCTCCTGGCAACCCTCACCGATGATGTGCAGTCTGTCTCGGAGGCAGTGCGCCTGATGCCCTTCCTCTGCATCGATCTGGCCATGGTCTTTGGGGGGTTGGCCTACATTATTTGGCTATCCTGGAGTGTCTTCCTCATGGTCTGCCTGCTGACGGTGGTGGCCCTGGGCAGTTGTCAGTTTTTGCTCAACCAAGGCCGGAAACAATTGGCCCTGGCCCGGGATCAGCAGGATCACCTCCTCAAGCACTTCCGCACGGTCACCGACGGCACCAAGGAACTGAAGCTCCACTACCGCCGCCGCCAAGCATTTCTGCGGGAAGACCTCCAGGACACCGCTGCCACCTTCCGCCGCCACAGCACCCAAGGCTTGACTTTCTTTGCGATCACCTCCACCTGGGGCAAACTGATTTTCTTTTTTGCCGTGGGTTTTGTGATGTTTGCCCTGCCCAAGTTCATGACCCTGGATCTGCAAACCCTCTCCGGCTATATCCTCATGTTCACCTATCTGATGGTGCCCATGGAGCGCATTGTCAGCAGTCTGCCCGTGCTCAGTCGGGCAGGGGTGGCCTTGGATAAAGTGGAATCCCTGGGGCTATCCCTGGAAGACTCGGCGGAAACTGAGACGATCCCCGGCTCCCTGCGCCACCATTGGCAGTGCCTCCGCTTCCAGGGCATCACCCATGCCTATCCGGCTGAGCGGGAAGATAGCAACTTTGCGGTGGGACCCATTGATCTGACCTTGGAGCCGGGGCAATTGATTTTCCTGGTGGGGGGCAATGGCAGCGGCAAGTCCACCTTGGCCAAACTGATTACGGGACTCTACAGCCCCGATCAGGGCAGCGTATCCTTGGACGATGAACCCATCACCGACGAGAACCGGGAATGGTACCGTCAGCACTTCTCGGTGGTGTTTGCGGATTTCTATTTGTTCGATCGCCTGCTGGGGTTAGACCATGAAAATTTGGACGCGGAAGCCCACAAGTATCTACAACAACTGCGCCTGGACCATAAAGTGACGGTGAACCACGGCCATCTTTCCACCACCTTTCTCTCCCAGGGCCAACGCAAGCGCCTCAGTTTGCTGACAGCTTACCTGGAGGATCGCCCCATTTTCCTCTTTGATGAGTGGGCTTCAGACCAGGATCCCATCTTCAAAGACCTGTTTTATACTCAATTTTTGCCCCAGTTGCGGGATCAAGGCAAAACGGTGTTGGTCATTAGCCATGATGATCATTACTTTGAGTTAGCCGATCGCATCATTAAGTTAGACTATGGCCACATTGAGTATGATCAAGTAAAACAGCCGCGATCGGTTTCCGTGGTGTAA
- a CDS encoding YbjQ family protein encodes MIVTTTDIVQGQEVQSYLGIVTAEVVYGTNALRDFFAGIRDVIGGRTGSYEQVFEKGQKEAIQELEKRASRLGANGIIGVALDTGTINVDEKGVLLLITATGTAVKLR; translated from the coding sequence ATGATCGTGACCACCACCGATATTGTTCAAGGCCAAGAGGTGCAGTCCTATTTAGGGATTGTGACCGCTGAAGTTGTTTATGGAACCAATGCGCTGCGGGACTTTTTCGCGGGGATTCGCGATGTCATTGGGGGCCGCACCGGTAGCTATGAACAGGTATTTGAAAAAGGCCAAAAGGAAGCCATTCAAGAGCTGGAAAAACGGGCCAGCCGTTTAGGGGCCAATGGCATCATCGGGGTAGCGTTGGATACCGGCACCATTAATGTGGACGAGAAGGGAGTTCTACTGCTCATTACAGCCACGGGAACAGCGGTGAAGCTGCGTTAA
- a CDS encoding SIMPL domain-containing protein (The SIMPL domain is named for its presence in mouse protein SIMPL (signalling molecule that associates with mouse pelle-like kinase). Bacterial member BP26, from Brucella, was shown to assemble into a channel-like structure, while YggE from E. coli has been associated with resistance to oxidative stress.): MIQHWGRSALVLVPGLTLGVLGFGVTPLDAKALGSEPRITPQPLSSPAFSQTPHPVAQLFYPPAGPHQGVMVVGRGRASLPADSATIEFYLYKDGYEESFEDEFRSTGVVSSLRSVNYEELGDGEGIAEADLDPLVEALTALGIAGTAITTELSDTDSYSATVRVEIAKPTQAQIKDLVTAGETSMDDDSSILVQDVSVVYSLEDCQELETAAYRSAVTDGTKRATAIAAELQVSLNHPPSIAESLFNLVVPGCNSEGPNFSSLFSGFGGYAPYNPDKAAEVELQRDIFMTYPVR; the protein is encoded by the coding sequence ATGATTCAGCATTGGGGGCGATCGGCCCTGGTTTTGGTTCCAGGGTTAACCCTAGGGGTGTTGGGGTTCGGGGTAACACCCCTGGACGCGAAAGCCTTAGGGTCAGAGCCAAGGATCACCCCCCAGCCCCTGTCTTCCCCCGCCTTCAGCCAGACCCCGCATCCAGTGGCCCAACTGTTTTATCCCCCCGCTGGACCCCATCAGGGGGTGATGGTGGTGGGCCGAGGACGGGCCAGTTTACCCGCAGACTCCGCAACGATCGAGTTCTATCTCTACAAAGATGGCTATGAAGAGTCCTTCGAGGATGAGTTTCGCAGTACTGGGGTAGTCTCTAGCTTGCGATCGGTCAACTATGAAGAGTTGGGAGATGGCGAGGGCATTGCCGAGGCGGATCTCGATCCCCTGGTGGAAGCCTTGACGGCTTTAGGGATTGCTGGCACAGCCATCACCACTGAGCTAAGCGACACGGACAGCTATAGCGCAACGGTGCGCGTGGAGATTGCGAAACCCACCCAAGCCCAAATTAAAGATCTGGTGACCGCAGGCGAGACGAGTATGGACGATGACAGCTCTATCCTGGTGCAGGATGTTTCCGTGGTCTATAGCTTAGAGGATTGCCAGGAACTGGAGACCGCCGCTTACCGATCGGCGGTGACGGATGGAACCAAGCGGGCCACGGCGATCGCGGCAGAACTCCAGGTCAGCCTCAACCATCCCCCCTCGATCGCCGAGTCGTTGTTTAATTTAGTGGTGCCCGGTTGTAATAGTGAGGGTCCCAACTTTTCCTCTTTGTTCAGCGGGTTTGGGGGGTATGCACCCTATAACCCCGATAAAGCGGCAGAGGTAGAGTTACAGCGGGATATTTTTATGACTTATCCGGTGCGTTAA
- a CDS encoding 30S ribosomal protein S1, which translates to MVNQDLNTVDIGFTHEDFAALLDQYDYHFNPGDTVAGTVFSIEPRGALIDIGAKTAAYIPIQEMSINRVDSPEEVLQSNETREFFILTDENEDGQLTLSIRRIEYMRAWERVRQLQAEDATVRSAVFATNRGGALVRIEGLRGFIPGSHISTRKPKEDLVAEELPLKFLEVDEDRNRLVLSHRRALVERKMNRLEVGEVVIGTVRGIKPYGAFIDIGGVSGLLHISEISHDHIETPHSVFNVNDELKVMIIDLDAERGRISLSTKQLEPEPGDMVKNPDLVYEKAEEMAEKYREQMLQKQQQLDVPKETPKPTPVSASASAAEPVETVKETVEEVAAVAEASAEPDGVEEASAEPDGVAEATEAETAAASEETLVAAE; encoded by the coding sequence ATGGTCAATCAGGACTTAAATACCGTTGATATTGGTTTTACCCACGAAGATTTTGCTGCTCTTTTAGACCAGTATGATTACCACTTTAACCCAGGAGACACCGTCGCTGGGACAGTTTTCAGCATTGAGCCTCGCGGTGCCCTGATTGACATTGGCGCAAAAACCGCCGCTTATATCCCCATCCAGGAAATGTCCATCAACCGGGTGGACAGCCCTGAAGAAGTCCTACAGTCCAATGAAACCCGTGAGTTTTTCATTCTGACGGATGAGAATGAAGATGGACAGTTGACCCTGTCGATCCGTCGCATTGAATATATGCGGGCCTGGGAGCGGGTACGGCAGCTACAGGCGGAAGATGCGACGGTGCGCTCTGCGGTGTTTGCCACCAACCGAGGCGGTGCCTTGGTGCGCATTGAGGGACTGCGGGGCTTTATTCCCGGTTCCCACATCAGCACCCGCAAACCGAAGGAAGATTTGGTGGCGGAGGAACTGCCCCTGAAGTTCCTGGAAGTGGATGAAGATCGCAACCGCTTGGTGCTGAGTCATCGTCGTGCTTTGGTGGAACGGAAGATGAATCGCCTGGAAGTGGGCGAGGTGGTCATTGGTACGGTGCGGGGGATCAAGCCCTACGGTGCCTTTATCGATATTGGTGGTGTCAGCGGTCTGTTGCACATTTCAGAAATTTCCCACGATCACATTGAGACACCCCATAGTGTGTTTAATGTGAACGACGAGCTGAAGGTCATGATCATTGATCTGGATGCGGAGCGGGGTCGTATTTCCCTGTCTACGAAGCAGCTTGAGCCAGAACCAGGGGATATGGTCAAGAATCCTGACCTGGTGTATGAGAAGGCTGAGGAGATGGCTGAGAAGTATCGGGAACAAATGCTCCAGAAGCAACAGCAACTGGATGTGCCCAAGGAAACCCCGAAACCGACTCCCGTCTCAGCCAGCGCCAGTGCTGCTGAACCCGTTGAGACCGTCAAGGAGACGGTGGAAGAGGTTGCAGCGGTGGCAGAAGCCAGTGCCGAGCCTGATGGGGTGGAAGAAGCCAGTGCCGAGCCTGATGGGGTAGCAGAAGCCACCGAGGCAGAAACAGCGGCTGCCAGTGAAGAGACGTTAGTGGCGGCAGAGTAA
- a CDS encoding photosystem II reaction center protein T produces the protein MESTIYILVLAGALTTIFFAIAFREPPRIGK, from the coding sequence ATGGAAAGCACAATCTATATTTTGGTTCTGGCAGGTGCCCTCACCACCATCTTCTTTGCTATCGCCTTCCGTGAGCCACCTCGAATTGGCAAATAG
- the psbB gene encoding photosystem II chlorophyll-binding protein CP47, translating into MGLPWYRVHTAVINDPGRLLAVHLMHTALVLGWAGSMALYELAVFDPSDAVLNPMWRQGMFVLPFMTRLGVTHSWSGWTVTGEPWINEPGFLNAHFNFWSYEGVALMHIVLSGLFFLAAVWHWVYWDLDLFEDPRTGEPALDLPKIFGGHLFLLGFLCFNFGTFHLTGIFGPGMWVSDAYGLTGHIEHIAPEWGPAGFNPFNPGGVVAHHIAAGITLMIGGVFHLTARPPERLYTALRMGNVETALASAIAAVFGAAFVVAGTMWYGHVTTPIELFGPTRYQWDQGYFTQEIQRRVDSQLAEGASLSEAWSSIPEKLAFYDYVGNSPAKGGLFRVGAMDSGDGIAEEWLGHPVFQDGAGRALSVRRLPNFFENFPVILTDGDGVVRADIPFRRSESQYSFEQTGVTVSFYGGALDGQTFTNPSDVKKFARRAQLGEAFDFDTETLGSDGVFRTSTRGWFTFGHACFALLFFFGHIWHGARTLFRDVFAGIDADLGEQIEFGAFQKLGDLTTRKS; encoded by the coding sequence ATGGGACTACCCTGGTATCGCGTACACACCGCCGTCATCAATGACCCCGGTCGGCTGCTAGCTGTACACCTAATGCACACAGCCCTGGTCTTGGGCTGGGCCGGTTCAATGGCGCTCTATGAGCTAGCTGTTTTTGATCCCAGTGATGCAGTTCTCAATCCCATGTGGCGGCAAGGCATGTTTGTGCTGCCCTTCATGACCCGCTTGGGAGTCACCCACTCCTGGTCTGGTTGGACCGTGACTGGAGAGCCTTGGATTAATGAACCGGGCTTTTTAAATGCACACTTTAACTTCTGGAGCTACGAAGGCGTAGCCCTGATGCACATTGTTCTGTCCGGTCTCTTCTTCCTGGCTGCCGTGTGGCACTGGGTTTACTGGGATTTGGATCTGTTTGAGGATCCCCGTACCGGCGAGCCTGCCTTAGACCTACCCAAAATCTTTGGCGGTCACCTCTTCCTGCTAGGCTTCCTTTGCTTTAACTTCGGCACCTTCCACCTGACCGGTATCTTCGGACCCGGTATGTGGGTTTCCGATGCCTATGGCTTAACGGGCCACATCGAGCATATTGCTCCTGAATGGGGTCCGGCTGGGTTTAACCCCTTTAACCCCGGTGGTGTTGTGGCTCACCACATCGCAGCCGGTATCACCCTGATGATTGGGGGGGTCTTCCACCTGACGGCTCGTCCCCCTGAGCGCCTTTACACCGCCCTGCGTATGGGTAATGTGGAAACGGCTCTGGCTAGCGCGATCGCCGCTGTCTTTGGGGCTGCTTTCGTGGTGGCTGGAACCATGTGGTATGGCCACGTGACCACACCTATCGAACTCTTTGGACCTACCCGCTACCAGTGGGATCAGGGCTACTTCACCCAGGAAATTCAGCGTCGTGTGGATTCCCAACTGGCTGAAGGGGCTTCCCTGTCTGAAGCTTGGTCTTCCATCCCTGAGAAGCTAGCCTTCTACGACTATGTTGGTAACAGCCCCGCTAAAGGCGGTCTGTTCCGCGTGGGTGCCATGGATAGTGGTGATGGTATTGCCGAAGAGTGGCTGGGTCACCCCGTCTTCCAAGATGGTGCAGGCCGTGCCCTGTCGGTGCGTCGTTTGCCCAACTTCTTTGAGAACTTCCCCGTGATCCTCACGGATGGCGATGGTGTAGTTCGTGCTGATATTCCCTTCCGCCGCTCTGAGTCCCAGTACAGCTTCGAGCAAACTGGAGTAACTGTCAGCTTCTACGGCGGTGCTCTGGATGGTCAAACCTTCACCAATCCTTCGGACGTGAAGAAGTTTGCCCGCCGTGCCCAACTGGGTGAAGCCTTCGACTTCGACACCGAAACCCTCGGATCTGATGGTGTGTTCCGCACCAGCACCCGGGGTTGGTTCACCTTTGGCCATGCTTGCTTTGCCCTGCTCTTCTTCTTCGGCCACATCTGGCACGGTGCTCGCACCCTGTTCCGTGATGTGTTCGCCGGGATCGACGCTGACCTGGGTGAGCAAATCGAATTCGGTGCGTTCCAGAAGCTGGGTGACCTGACCACCCGCAAGAGCTAA
- a CDS encoding 2Fe-2S iron-sulfur cluster-binding protein — protein MPVVRFVSEGQEAQEIQATAGDNLRFKAMESGVDMYKFIDKLMNCGGYGQCGTCVVEVVEGVDNLSPRTPVEDRKLRRKPANYRLACQALVNGSVTVRPKP, from the coding sequence ATGCCGGTTGTTAGATTTGTCAGTGAGGGTCAGGAGGCCCAAGAGATCCAAGCCACCGCCGGTGATAACCTGCGCTTTAAGGCTATGGAGAGCGGCGTTGATATGTATAAATTTATCGACAAGCTGATGAACTGCGGTGGTTATGGCCAATGTGGCACCTGTGTGGTGGAGGTGGTGGAGGGGGTAGACAATCTCTCCCCTAGAACCCCTGTGGAAGATCGCAAGCTACGGCGTAAGCCCGCCAATTACCGTTTAGCCTGCCAAGCGTTGGTCAATGGTTCGGTGACAGTGCGTCCTAAACCCTAA
- the psbM gene encoding photosystem II reaction center protein PsbM has protein sequence METNDLGFVSSLLFVLVPAVFLVMLYIQTSKREA, from the coding sequence ATGGAAACTAACGACCTTGGATTCGTCTCCAGTTTACTCTTTGTACTGGTTCCCGCTGTTTTCCTGGTTATGTTGTACATCCAAACCAGCAAGCGAGAAGCCTAA
- a CDS encoding HhoA/HhoB/HtrA family serine endopeptidase, with the protein MRPTRFLRKLYRGLSTRQLFSHGFAILTGAVLTVSLLQTLPTHAGTVTAMGASTVKSSAAPGTTLVAAVPTTSGSFVAEAVKQIGPAVVRVDMERTVTRSYDPFFDDPFFRRFFGGDDPSSRMPREELQKGQGSGFIVDSSGVILTNAHVVDQADRVTITLKNGQQFEGEVRGVDAVTDLAVIKIDAPGVALPVASLGNSDIVQVGDWAIAVGNPLGLDNTVTLGIISTLGRSSSEVGIPDKRIDFLQTDAAINPGNSGGPLVDSRGSVIGINTAIRADATGIGFAIPINKAKEIETQLLQNGKVSHPYIGIQMVTLDPATARESNSDPNSPFRLPEINGVLVVRVMPGTPAEQSGIRRGDVITDIDGQAITTANQLQQTVDKTQVGQKLKLKIYRGQQVQTLDVVAGEL; encoded by the coding sequence ATGAGACCTACTCGTTTTCTGCGAAAACTGTACCGTGGTTTATCAACACGTCAACTTTTTAGCCATGGATTTGCCATCCTGACGGGTGCCGTGCTGACCGTCAGTTTGCTGCAAACCTTACCGACCCATGCGGGTACCGTCACCGCCATGGGAGCCTCCACTGTCAAATCGTCAGCAGCCCCTGGAACCACCCTAGTGGCAGCAGTTCCGACCACGTCGGGTAGTTTTGTGGCGGAAGCGGTGAAGCAGATCGGCCCTGCGGTAGTGCGGGTTGATATGGAGCGCACCGTGACCCGGAGTTACGATCCCTTCTTTGATGATCCCTTCTTCCGTCGCTTCTTTGGTGGCGATGATCCCTCCTCTCGGATGCCTCGGGAGGAGTTGCAGAAAGGCCAGGGATCTGGCTTTATTGTGGACAGCAGTGGGGTGATTTTGACCAATGCCCATGTGGTTGATCAGGCCGATCGCGTGACCATAACCCTGAAAAATGGCCAACAATTTGAGGGCGAAGTGCGGGGTGTGGATGCGGTGACGGACTTAGCAGTGATTAAAATTGATGCCCCAGGAGTGGCTCTACCGGTGGCCAGTCTCGGTAACTCCGACATCGTTCAGGTGGGGGATTGGGCGATCGCCGTCGGTAATCCCCTGGGCTTGGACAACACCGTAACCTTGGGCATTATCAGCACCCTCGGTCGTTCTAGCTCTGAGGTGGGCATTCCCGACAAACGCATCGACTTTCTGCAAACCGATGCCGCCATTAACCCCGGCAACTCCGGTGGGCCGTTGGTGGACTCCCGGGGTTCTGTGATCGGTATCAATACGGCCATTCGGGCTGATGCCACGGGCATTGGCTTTGCCATTCCGATTAATAAGGCCAAGGAAATTGAGACCCAGTTGTTGCAGAACGGTAAGGTTAGCCATCCCTACATTGGCATTCAGATGGTGACCTTGGATCCAGCAACGGCGCGGGAAAGCAACAGTGATCCCAACTCCCCCTTCCGCTTGCCGGAGATCAATGGGGTGCTGGTGGTTCGGGTGATGCCAGGGACCCCTGCGGAACAGTCAGGCATCCGGCGCGGCGATGTGATTACGGACATTGATGGTCAGGCCATTACGACGGCCAACCAATTGCAGCAGACCGTGGACAAAACCCAAGTGGGTCAAAAACTGAAGCTGAAAATCTATCGCGGCCAGCAAGTTCAGACCCTGGACGTGGTGGCGGGTGAGCTGTAA
- a CDS encoding DUF1997 domain-containing protein, with the protein MRIQFTALQSVALSISQEIVPVEHYLRQPQRLIYALIEPERVEQRSASLFRFKLSPLKFLMLKIEPTVDLKGNYSGGHGRMRVSDFRKQT; encoded by the coding sequence ATGAGAATACAGTTTACTGCCCTCCAATCTGTGGCCCTTTCTATTTCCCAGGAAATTGTCCCGGTTGAGCACTACCTGCGCCAACCCCAGCGTTTAATTTATGCCCTAATTGAGCCAGAGCGAGTCGAGCAGCGTAGTGCTTCTCTGTTTCGCTTTAAGCTAAGTCCTCTCAAGTTTCTGATGCTGAAAATTGAGCCAACGGTGGATCTCAAGGGTAATTATTCAGGGGGTCACGGGAGAATGAGGGTTTCAGACTTCAGAAAACAGACCTGA
- a CDS encoding DUF1997 domain-containing protein, translating to MLRLQSMATQLKGLETFDTGFDLKLIGNLAPYRRGQKTELRGQADLMVQVDLPPSWVFMSRTLVQATGNALLKSVLTTMRQRLERQLLQDYENWVKSQSLESMTGRSTHGLREVALSS from the coding sequence GTGTTGCGATTACAATCGATGGCAACCCAGCTTAAGGGTTTAGAAACGTTTGATACCGGTTTTGATTTGAAGTTGATAGGAAATCTAGCTCCCTATCGCCGGGGCCAAAAAACAGAGCTGCGGGGACAGGCAGATTTGATGGTGCAGGTGGATTTACCGCCTTCTTGGGTGTTTATGTCCCGTACCCTGGTGCAGGCGACGGGAAATGCGTTGCTGAAGAGTGTGTTGACGACGATGCGCCAACGCTTAGAGCGGCAGTTGCTCCAGGACTATGAGAATTGGGTAAAGTCCCAGAGCCTGGAGTCGATGACGGGCCGATCGACCCATGGGTTGAGGGAAGTGGCTCTGAGTAGTTAA
- a CDS encoding DUF4079 domain-containing protein, with amino-acid sequence MGLTVTLYTALAVVGLGLRWQRSRIPGVSVAPLPSPDRATSSAVTLEAGGADRSPDATEIPASSGDRDPASTPDSASTPDPATDPPLGREPDPQAEPWPWLRPLHIALGVGLVLLVLGLLTIGVVGTLGHFGSLGHSPHLVMGLTVVAITLASAWSATRIGPDRPWARSLHLSLNGLLFLALALVSWTGWTVVQKYLP; translated from the coding sequence ATGGGGCTGACGGTAACCCTGTATACTGCCTTGGCGGTGGTGGGTCTGGGGTTGCGGTGGCAGCGATCGCGGATCCCAGGGGTTAGTGTCGCGCCCCTCCCCAGTCCAGACCGGGCTACCTCCTCGGCAGTAACTCTGGAGGCGGGGGGGGCCGATCGATCGCCCGATGCCACCGAGATCCCAGCCTCTAGTGGGGATCGGGATCCTGCCTCAACGCCTGACTCTGCCTCAACGCCGGACCCTGCAACGGATCCCCCCTTGGGACGAGAACCGGATCCCCAGGCGGAACCTTGGCCCTGGCTCCGTCCCCTCCACATTGCCTTGGGGGTTGGTTTGGTGCTGCTGGTGCTGGGACTGCTGACCATTGGGGTGGTGGGCACCCTGGGCCATTTTGGTAGCCTGGGCCACTCTCCCCATTTGGTCATGGGCTTAACGGTGGTGGCGATCACCTTGGCTTCCGCCTGGTCCGCCACTCGCATTGGCCCCGATCGCCCCTGGGCCAGATCCCTGCACCTATCCCTCAATGGCCTGTTGTTCCTAGCCTTGGCCCTGGTGTCCTGGACCGGCTGGACGGTGGTGCAAAAGTATTTGCCTTGA
- the ribD gene encoding bifunctional diaminohydroxyphosphoribosylaminopyrimidine deaminase/5-amino-6-(5-phosphoribosylamino)uracil reductase RibD: MVVDPGVISSGAGSPLDRAMMQRCLTLAQRAAGQTAPNPLVGSVVVAAGEVVGEGFHPGAGQPHAEVFALAAAGDRAQGATVYVNLEPCNHQGRTPPCTEALIRAGVATVVVGMIDPDPRVSGSGVDRLRQAGIEVVVGVEEPACQTLNEAFCYRVTQGRPWGIFKYAMTLDGKIATTTGQSAWITAPPARQAVHQLRSTCDAVIVGGTTVRRDNPQLTTHGLTAHNPRRVVMSRTLDLPWDAHLWDTAIAPTLVFTTPSANPPLQDHLRSGGVEVVTLETVTPGAVMGQLYDRGALSVLWECGGTLGAAAIAAGAVQKLWAFVAPKLIGGVTAPGPVGDLGLTHMNQAVGLERISWTSIGPDLLMQGYVSGSMGQ, from the coding sequence ATGGTGGTTGATCCGGGTGTTATCTCGTCTGGGGCTGGGTCACCCCTGGATCGGGCCATGATGCAGCGGTGCTTGACCTTGGCCCAACGAGCGGCGGGACAGACTGCCCCCAATCCCCTGGTGGGTTCGGTGGTGGTGGCCGCTGGGGAAGTGGTGGGGGAGGGGTTCCATCCGGGTGCCGGTCAGCCCCATGCCGAGGTCTTTGCCTTGGCGGCGGCGGGCGATCGCGCCCAGGGAGCCACAGTCTATGTCAATTTGGAGCCTTGCAATCACCAAGGCCGCACGCCCCCCTGTACGGAAGCCCTGATCAGGGCGGGGGTGGCGACGGTGGTGGTGGGGATGATTGATCCAGATCCCAGGGTTTCTGGGTCGGGGGTCGATCGCCTGCGACAAGCCGGAATCGAGGTAGTGGTGGGGGTGGAAGAACCAGCCTGCCAAACCCTCAATGAAGCCTTTTGTTATCGGGTGACCCAGGGCCGACCCTGGGGGATTTTTAAATATGCCATGACCCTAGATGGCAAAATTGCCACCACCACGGGCCAGAGTGCTTGGATCACGGCTCCCCCAGCACGGCAGGCGGTGCATCAATTGCGATCCACCTGTGACGCGGTGATTGTGGGGGGGACCACGGTGCGGCGGGATAATCCCCAGTTAACCACCCATGGCTTAACGGCCCATAATCCCCGCCGGGTGGTGATGAGTCGCACCTTGGATCTGCCCTGGGATGCCCATCTGTGGGATACGGCCATCGCCCCCACCCTGGTGTTCACAACTCCCAGCGCCAATCCTCCCCTCCAGGATCATCTGCGGTCTGGGGGGGTGGAAGTGGTGACGTTGGAAACGGTGACCCCGGGGGCGGTGATGGGGCAGTTGTACGATCGCGGGGCGCTGTCAGTGTTGTGGGAATGTGGGGGCACCCTGGGGGCGGCGGCGATCGCGGCGGGGGCAGTGCAAAAGCTGTGGGCCTTTGTGGCTCCCAAGTTAATTGGGGGGGTGACGGCTCCCGGACCCGTGGGGGATTTGGGACTGACCCACATGAATCAGGCAGTGGGGCTAGAACGGATTAGTTGGACCTCGATCGGCCCGGATCTGCTGATGCAGGGGTATGTCAGCGGGTCGATGGGTCAGTAA